The genomic DNA TTTTCTAGTAAAGTATACGTCAAACAAATTTGATGGCTTCCCTGATCGCGAACATATCCTCTCGCATGTTCAAACTTAGTCCTAATTTCAGGTGAAAGAGTATAGTGTTCTGGTAGACCTCCCGTCCTCCAAACCACATCCATTACCCCGTAAGAATCAGACAGGTGCAAAAAACTCACTGGCTTCGTTTCCAATACAATTTTAAACCTTGCGTCACCCAAAACTATTTTTGCGCACTCACTGGTGATAGTTGTTGTCACCTCCTCATTCAGACTCGATAGCAAATCAGCTGGTAGCTTATGTTTTATCGCAGACCTTCTCGGGACTACCATATTACTTTCATTTGGAGGGTTTGCATTATCATAATCCTCGTCCGAAATATATTCGTCCATCATTAATGGTTCTTCCTCATTAGCATATTCTGCTGCAACCGTGATTAGGCCTGCAATCTTACTCTCAACTTGCAAATAATTTTCATCCAAACTCAGAGAATCAACATCTTATGTGTGAAGATACATGTTTTCCCTCTCAGTAATAGGTTCAATGATATTCTCCATTACCTACAATAAGACCAATAGGCAGCACATGCGCTCTGAGTGGAAGAGATAAGATGACGAGGTTTCAGAACAAAAATTTTGGATCACAATTAGACCCGACAATTATCTTATAAAGCTCAACTGAAAGCTTACAGttacaaacataaaacaaaaaaaacaaaaagtagagaTATCTTACAGGTCCACGAGATGCAGTTTTAAAAAACTGCGCAGCTGATTCAAATGCTTCAGAATTTTGCATTGATTGCCTGATGACAATGGCAACTGATTCGACATTACGCTCGATAAAAGGATGCTTTGACTTCAACATCTGATGCAATTTTCCAACACTAGCAGGCATCTCCTTGGCTATTATTGTTGAGAATCGCAGACCCCGATTCACCTCTGTAGTGAACCGCAGACCGCGATTCTGCCCCTACTCCTCTTCTACTTCACAGATCAgtttgcataacataaacataacacagagatttaacgagttcccctcatacagagggtacatctcgtgtgggaaccttctcccacaaacatccactatcaatcaaCCAAGGTTTTGCATAGTATTACATATACAAGCTTAGAGAACTAACAACTACagagaacctgaagaagaaaacacataatagatctagctttttttcttcctctttctctgtctctggTTCAGCTCTCCCCTCCATGTATAACCCATAAACACCTCCATaaccccaaagaagcagctccacCTTCGTCTCTTATCATAGTGTCCTGAAgacaccttaaacctagacaagGTTATGTCCGGCTCTCATCCCTTCGACCCCAGCCaagcttctgctcctttatCATGATTCTGCGCACAACTTCATGCTCCATGAACGACGCCCTGCACATGCTCTCTGTACTGCGCCCTGCGTCTCTGCATCTGCCCTGCACAGCGCCCTGCGCTGTGCCCTATAGCCGCCACCAATGTATCACCAGCTTCTTTAGTGCGTCTTTGTGCTTGCTACAGCATACATGTTTCTTCAACCCTAGTTTCTCTTTTATAGtgaaaccctagagcttatgtcggtttagtcCTGCAGGCCACACAACACGGATCCTGTATGGGCTTTACACCAATAGAGACCCAGTTCTTGGTTcagaccaaataagcccatatgaagcaaaTATTTACAACAATTATGATAGAAAACACTAGGCCAGGTTAGGAGTTTCCGAAACAATTCACTCAGTGGCAGATGGTAGAATTGAATTCTTGCCTATATACCTATTTCAAGGAGAATTTTGTTTGGCAATACGTAACCAGAGCTCTCTCCCTCCACATGTGCAATGCTATCCCGCCATTCACAAAGCCCCTATCAGGCAGAAAAATTTAAAGTGAGCTCAATAAGTATAAGAAAAAGCGGAGTAAGGATGCATATTACACCAGACAAGAACATCGTACCGCAACAATTGCAAGTTGAGTTGCCTTGNCATAGTATTACATATACAAGCTTAGAGAACTAACAACTACagagaacctgaagaagaaaacacataatagatctagctttttttcttcctctttctctgtctctggTTCAGCTCTCCCCTCCATGTATAACCCATAAACACCTCCATaaccccaaagaagcagctccacCTTCGTCTCTTATCATAGTGTCCTGAAgacaccttaaacctagacaagGTTATGTCCGGCTCTCATCCCTTCGACCCCAGCCaagcttctgctcctttatCATGATTCTGCGCACAACTTCATGCTCCATGAACGACGCCCTGCACATGCTCTCTGTACTGCGCCCTGCGTCTCTGCATCTGCCCTGCACAGCGCCCTGCGCTGTGCCCTATAGCCGCCACCAATGTATCACCAGCTTCTTTAGTGCGTCTTTGTGCTTGCTACAGCATACATGTTTCTTCAACCCTAGTTTCTCTTTTATAGtgaaaccctagagcttatgtcggtttagtcCTGCAGGCCACACAACACGGATCCTGTATGGGCTTTACACCAATAGAGACCCAGTTCTTGGTTcagaccaaataagcccatatgaagcaaaTATTTACAACAATTATGATAGAAAACACTAGGCCAGGTTAGGAGTTTCCGAAACAATTCACTCAGTGGCAGATGGTAGAATTGAATTCTTGCCTATATACCTATTTCAAGGAGAATTTTGTTTGGCAATACGTAACCAGAGCTCTCTCCCTCCACATGTGCAATGCTATCCCGCCATTCACAAAGCCCCTATCAGGCAGAAAAATTTAAAGTGAGCTCAATAAGTATAAGAAAAAGCGGAGTAAGGATGCATATTACACCAGACAAGAACATCGTACCGCAACAATTGCAAGTTGAGTTGCCTTGAAACCCGCTGCCTGAAGcctgataaaaacaaaattggtgtTTACGTAATTTAGCTTAAGAGAAGTCTCTATTTTATGAAGTATTCTTACCCACTGAATCAACAAAATGATTATCGAGTTTCGTCAacaagcatatatatacacGTTGTCAACTGAAACAAAACTAAAGTATGAAGATTCTCTCAAGGAAATATAACATACCCAAAAACATGACGATATGAATTCTCGGTCAATAGCTCTTTCATATATAGTTGTGTGCAGACATCATAACTGCGCTTGTACACCTGTAAGAGACAGCAAGTCAAACTGGTCAAATTTTGAAGACGACAAAAGGGCATATTATATTCTTCATGGGGGCTATACATCCACTGATAGTAACAAAATCTAGACAAGCAAAGATGTTAGTGAGTGAACGGAGCTAAATCACCAATTCTAAACGTATCTGAATGCCAATaaccacaaaagaaaagagctatTCTATGCATGAACGAATGCCATCAATAGTTactctaagaaaaaaaatgtaaattaagaGTGTCGCAAACCTAGCAAATCACCTAGGTACAACATAAGCCACCGATTCTCTAGTACTGACCAGTTCATCAAATATTGCAAACCTAGAGAATCACTTAAGGTTAGGCAGCTAAGAAAATAAGACCACTGAAAATCTAATtaaccaacaacaaaacataatccaCCAGAATACACCCAACACACTTGGCCACAAATCATTTCCCACAAACAATGTTATGCCATCAAGATTTTTAAGCCACACAAATTCCTACTTGACCAGTGTGGGAAATTAACAGAAAGATAGTACGAGAAAAGCATAGACATATAgtcttatttggttttttttggctGTCGAGATATTATTAAAAAGCAAagcttctttttaaaaaaagagacaTTGTTTCGTTGGTTTAGTGACACATAAACTTTACCTATAATCTCCTATATCTTATAGTATAtgatgtttcgtttttttttttttttttaaccacaaACGGTATCGCATTAtactttatttaattatctcagtacttttttgtaaaaagaaaaacaaaacaaatatagaaaAGCCTATTTAAGTATTTTTCACTTAATGAATTGAATTCTAATGacttaataataatagtaattaaaatttgatagtCTCCGTACGGCCCatttattagtaaaaaatttgAAGGCCCAACAGAGATTTTAACCATGGGATAAGTAGTAAGTAGTACTGTAAATCCTCCTAAAAcgcgtgaagaagaagagacgcaAAAATCTGACATCTCCTCCGACTGACGATGATTTGCGATATGTGCGAGAACGACACCTTTGAAGAGGGAGAAGATGGGTATTTTTACTGTCGACAATGCTCAAGTCAGGCGGTAGGTATTATCCAGACAGGCGTCGACGGCGAAGATTTGGGCGGAGCCGGCGGCGGCGGgatttatgataaaaaaacaCGTTCGCCGTAAAAGACCACGAAAGCCAGAGCCAGTAATCAAATTGAGATACGAGGATTATTACATGGAGACCAGAGATAGATACGTCAAAGGTTTACTGATGATGATAACTTATCAGTGCGAGGCGTTGGTTGAGAAATTCAAAGTGACGCCATTGATCATTGGTTTGGTCGGACCCATCTGCTTACGGTTTGTGTCTCTCTCAGAGGTCTTCGATGATGATTGGGCTGACAAGGCTATTCGTGACTCCGAGCTACTCCAATCAAAGGTGGTTAAGCGGCGGCGTAAAGGTGTTAAAGCCGAAGAAGAACCTCACAACTTGCATGGTAAAAGAGCAGTAACGATATGGGTAAGTCTGCTTAAGAAGTCTCTGCCTTTATCTTCTTCCCTGGCGATATCTTTCCTTGCTTGCCACAAAGCAAGATCACCAGTTCTACCCACTGATATAGCGAGATGGGCACGGCAAGGAGATGTTCcttacttttcttcttttctcaagATTCGAGAGCTAATGGGAGAGAGATCACCTGCGTGTCCTGTGTCTGCCACCGTTATGTTTAGGCCTATTCAGATTGTTTCTGCTCAGAGATTGGAAGCTCAAGCCGCTTCCATTGCCGATTTCATCGGTTTGCCTTTGCCTCCTGTGAATTTCTATGGTATTGCTTCAAACTATCTACGGAGGTTGTTTCCCacaaaggaaaaggaaaaggcGGCTCTTCTTGATCGGGTATGTCTCTTACAGAACTGGTCAATGCCTTCGGGTTTGTATCTATCCAAGAACGAGCTCAGGTTTCCCACTCGTGTCCGTGTCATGTCTATAATTATCGTAGCTATTCGGATGCTTTATAACGTCAATGGTTTTGGTGTTTGGGAACGGAGCTTATTGGGGGGTTTGCTTGATGATGCTAGTAGTAGTAGTCGTAGTGAGGTGGATGCAGAGTTATCGAAACCAACTGAAGAATTTGACACTGTGGAGCTTTTGAAAAACCTTGAAACTGAATATTACAAGGAGGTCGCTGCTGAAACCGTTAATGGTAGATTCCTTTTTACCGATCGACGACGTGATGATGCTCTCTATATCCTTATTAAGCTTACTGAAATGTGTCCTTAATTCTCCTTTTGCAGAATATGAAAAGGATCTTACATCATATTTATTGCACGGGCGAAACGAGATGTTTGCTGGCTTAGTAGAAGCATCAGCTGATGACACTTACAGAACTGTTGATCATCTGTGGAATAGTTACCACCCGATAGACGAGGTGAAAAATTATACTGTGGCATAATTGGAATTGACCATTCTGCagattgttttctttattatttgaattGTGTTTAGTACTAGATAATAAACGGTAAATGATTTCTTAATCTGCATGAGGTagttcttaattaatttatataaaccaTGCATCTCATTTTGTAGGAATCCGAATTGTCTAGGATTCCATCCAAGAGGGGAAGAGACTGGGACGAAGATGATTTATTACTTAACCAACTGTCCTTGAACGATGACAAGTTGAGGGATAGAGACAACAACTTTTGTAGCAGTCGTCGTTCAAGAAAAAGCGATTGTGATGAGCCGCCATCACCAGATAATCATATTAATCACGACAAGGAGAAAGCGATAATAAGACTGATAACAGACATGGGGGACAATTTGTTCAGTTACATACCGCCTCGCGTGAAGGTAAAGAGACTAGACTATCTTCAatatttgaggaaaaaaaatgatggaGCACTGATATACGCGGCTCACGCGGATTACTACATTCTTTTACGGGTCTGTGCTATCGTCGCTGAGATTGACCCAAGGAATTTGCATACAAGTGTGTTGAGCTTTGAGAGAAGATTGGCTTGGGTGGAGAAATATTCAATCATGCATGTAGTGAT from Camelina sativa cultivar DH55 chromosome 2, Cs, whole genome shotgun sequence includes the following:
- the LOC104711565 gene encoding TATA box-binding protein-associated factor RNA polymerase I subunit B-like; amino-acid sequence: MIKKHVRRKRPRKPEPVIKLRYEDYYMETRDRYVKGLLMMITYQCEALVEKFKVTPLIIGLVGPICLRFVSLSEVFDDDWADKAIRDSELLQSKVVKRRRKGVKAEEEPHNLHGKRAVTIWVSLLKKSLPLSSSLAISFLACHKARSPVLPTDIARWARQGDVPYFSSFLKIRELMGERSPACPVSATVMFRPIQIVSAQRLEAQAASIADFIGLPLPPVNFYGIASNYLRRLFPTKEKEKAALLDRVCLLQNWSMPSGLYLSKNELRFPTRVRVMSIIIVAIRMLYNVNGFGVWERSLLGGLLDDASSSSRSEVDAELSKPTEEFDTVELLKNLETEYYKEVAAETVNEYEKDLTSYLLHGRNEMFAGLVEASADDTYRTVDHLWNSYHPIDEESELSRIPSKRGRDWDEDDLLLNQLSLNDDKLRDRDNNFCSSRRSRKSDCDEPPSPDNHINHDKEKAIIRLITDMGDNLFSYIPPRVKVKRLDYLQYLRKKNDGALIYAAHADYYILLRVCAIVAEIDPRNLHTSVLSFERRLAWVEKYSIMHVVMMVFVSYRESVMDILRKLFTVTRTLSR